TTTTTTTGCTCCAAACCTTATTTTTCCTTGTATTTATTGATACACATAATCGAGTTTCTTCATCATCTTCTGAATTGGTTAATTCATAGTAAGATTCATTTGTAGTTAACCAATCATCATCATTTATTGGGTAAGATAACTCAATGTTAAAAGGGATATTTGTTTTTTTTGTTTCCTTCTTTTTATAGTCGTAAAAATAAACATCAGAAACCAATCCTTCGTTTTCGTTATAATTTCTAGCGCTATAATAAAAACCCAAATTATTAGCATGACTTTTAAAAGTTGGTATTTCCATATGTAAAGAAACACCATTTTCAAGTGGTATTTTATTTACAGAATTATTTTTAAAATCATATATGTTGATGGCTTTAACCTTATTATTTTCATCATTTACACCAAAAACTGCCTCGCCCCAAAAGGTTCCGTCTTTTGAAAGTTGAAAAGTATATGGGTAACCTCTTTCAAAAAAGTTAAAGACAGCATTAATATTTCCTAAAATACTATCTGTTTTTGAGTTGTCATCAATTTTGGAAATCGCCAAAGGATAAATAGCGTTTAAATAATTCGTAATACTTTTTGCGCCAACATCCCCATATCTTAAAGCCAAGTCCAATGCATCTTTATGCGCATAATTAAGTTTGTAATTTTTGTCTTTATAATTTGAAACTCCAACTGACAGAACATATAAATTTCTTGGAATTTTATATTCATACAGTATTTCTTTAACTACAGGAATTGATTTCTCCTTGTTATACAAACTAGTAATTTCTACCACATTTATATGTTGACTTAAATTTATGTCCGTTTCATAAATTGTTGGAGCAACTTTTTTAAAAGTCAAGTTGTTTTGAACTACATTATTAATTTTTATTATAAAATTATATGGTAAATCTTGTGCTACTTCAATATGTATTTTGGTGCTTAAAGAATTGGTTTTTAAGGACGCTTTATGATCTGAAATATAAAAACTTTTAATGGCGAAACTTTTCTTAGGCGGTTCTCTTTTTAGTTGATTTCTTATGCTTAAAGCTTCTTCAATTTTGCTTTTTAATGGTGTATCAATTTTACTAAAATCTGACAGAATTGAAACAGGGTCATACAAAGAACTACCATATTCAATTAATAAATACCTCTTGTTATTTTTAGTTAAAAATAAATAATCATTTACATCCTCAAAATTACTATAATACTTCCCTTTTGTATTAAATATCAAGCTTTTATTATCTGGAAAATTAATGATTGTATTTAACCATGTAAACGTTTTAGTTTCTAATAACCTTGTTTTACCACTAGAAAAATTCACAAACATTTTTGATGCATCTGAATTTAAAGAAATTGATGTTGCAAAGCCATCAAGACTATTTATCTTGAAACTCTTACCATTAAAAACCACCCCATCTTCAAATAACATTGCTAGTTGATTGTTTTTATAGTCGGCTGATAAAACCAAACCATCTTTTAGCTCCTTAATTTTAAAAGCACCATCTACTTCTGTTATAAAAAAAGAAACATTGCTTTGAGTTTCCTCATTTGTCCCAGAAACAATGAAGTTATTGTTATTGATTTGAAATATATTTTTATTATAATATGAAGTAAAATTATAGCTTAATAGCTGTTTCTTTTTTTTCCAATCTATGATTCTTATCACTTTATTTTTCATCAAACAGATATATGTTCCAGAATTAGAGAATTTAACTTTATCTTCTTGCGTTAAAGTTGAATCGATAACAATACTGTTCTCTTTAGTAACAATTTTTAGTTTTGAATTTGGTTTATAGAGGTCATCTGATTCTTTATTGTATTCAACAATAAAAGCATCCACCTTAGCATTAAAAGCTAAAGGATTATCATCTTTATCCCTTTTAGAGATTTTTTGAATTTTATCATTTAATAAATTATAACTATAATAAAAAGATTCTTGACTCACTGAATCCTTACTTATATAACCAATACTAGTTTCTTCTTTATCAATTAAATGTTCATTAAAATTTTCGTAATTCAATTTGAAATTTTTTCCAGAAGTTTTAAAAAAAGAGTTAGATTGTTTGTCTTTCTTTATAAAACTATTTGATAAATCTCCTTTTTTGTAGAAGTTAAAAACTTTGTCATTAGACTCTAAAGTGTTAAAGGAAATCCAATGATCATTAGAAATAAAGAGAGATTTTGATGCAATATATTCTTTAACAAACAGGTTTTTTTCTAAAAGATTATAGTCTGAATCAAGTACATTTATTTCTCCATTAATTTGAAAATAATTTTGTCCAGAAAAAAATACATATTCATTTTTAACTTTATTGAATGTTCCTATACTAGCTTTAAACTTTAAAGGAATCTCTTTTACAACATAAGAATTATCCTGTAAATTTAAGTCCATACAACTATTTGCTCCAAAACCTCCACTTTCTTGATCACTAAAAATAAGTACGTTATTTCTATTATTTGATATAATCTTTGTGCTTGCAAAACTTGTGTAAAAGGTATTTGTACCTAGTTTTTTAATTTTATAATCAGTTAAAGAAATTCTATTGAATTCAGATGAATTTCTTTGTTGATTTGAAGTAAGTAAAAAAAGGCTTTCTTTTTCAAAAACGATGGCAGATGGTATTTTAGTTTTATCACTAAACTTTATATTATGTATCTTTTTTTTACGTTCAAGATCATAAAAATTTAATGTTTTTATTTCCAAAGAATCATTTATTGCTTTGGGTCCAGGATTAATGTGTACTTCTTCTAAAACAGCTATACGCTTTTCATTAAAAGAAATTGTAGAAACAAGTACTGGTTTATTTGTAGTAATAGAATCTATTTTTTTAAAAGGAAACTTGTTGTATAAAATTAGGTTCGTATCATCTTTGGCAATCGCAATTAAAGACTCTCCATTAGGATTTGTAATTTTATAATTTCCTGAGATGGTTTTATAAATGGTATCTTTATTTAAACTATAGAAACATAATTCTCCTTTTTTAGTGTCTTTATTATAGTAATTTATTAATAAATCTTTGTTGTTATTAATGAGCCTAATGTTAAAAACTGACTTTCTTTTATCAGTATTTAAAGACCTTATAAATTTATAGTTTGAGGCATCATGAACTAAAATATTTCCATAAGAATCCGCAGAAATAATTTCATTTAATTCTTCGTTTATAACAATATCATTTAATTCTCCCTTATGATATTTATGAATATTTAATTCATATTCTATTTTTTCTTGACCTAATGAAGAATAAATTATAAAAAATAGAAAAAAATAATTTATTGGTTTTAACATTTTACTCCTTTACAATCTCATAAATAATTTCAGAAGTATACCCATCTACTTTGTCTGAAACTACAAGAACATCTCCTTGTCCTCTTGAATTTAAAAAACTATTATTTACAA
The DNA window shown above is from Polaribacter sp. Hel_I_88 and carries:
- a CDS encoding caspase family protein; its protein translation is MLKPINYFFLFFIIYSSLGQEKIEYELNIHKYHKGELNDIVINEELNEIISADSYGNILVHDASNYKFIRSLNTDKRKSVFNIRLINNNKDLLINYYNKDTKKGELCFYSLNKDTIYKTISGNYKITNPNGESLIAIAKDDTNLILYNKFPFKKIDSITTNKPVLVSTISFNEKRIAVLEEVHINPGPKAINDSLEIKTLNFYDLERKKKIHNIKFSDKTKIPSAIVFEKESLFLLTSNQQRNSSEFNRISLTDYKIKKLGTNTFYTSFASTKIISNNRNNVLIFSDQESGGFGANSCMDLNLQDNSYVVKEIPLKFKASIGTFNKVKNEYVFFSGQNYFQINGEINVLDSDYNLLEKNLFVKEYIASKSLFISNDHWISFNTLESNDKVFNFYKKGDLSNSFIKKDKQSNSFFKTSGKNFKLNYENFNEHLIDKEETSIGYISKDSVSQESFYYSYNLLNDKIQKISKRDKDDNPLAFNAKVDAFIVEYNKESDDLYKPNSKLKIVTKENSIVIDSTLTQEDKVKFSNSGTYICLMKNKVIRIIDWKKKKQLLSYNFTSYYNKNIFQINNNNFIVSGTNEETQSNVSFFITEVDGAFKIKELKDGLVLSADYKNNQLAMLFEDGVVFNGKSFKINSLDGFATSISLNSDASKMFVNFSSGKTRLLETKTFTWLNTIINFPDNKSLIFNTKGKYYSNFEDVNDYLFLTKNNKRYLLIEYGSSLYDPVSILSDFSKIDTPLKSKIEEALSIRNQLKREPPKKSFAIKSFYISDHKASLKTNSLSTKIHIEVAQDLPYNFIIKINNVVQNNLTFKKVAPTIYETDINLSQHINVVEITSLYNKEKSIPVVKEILYEYKIPRNLYVLSVGVSNYKDKNYKLNYAHKDALDLALRYGDVGAKSITNYLNAIYPLAISKIDDNSKTDSILGNINAVFNFFERGYPYTFQLSKDGTFWGEAVFGVNDENNKVKAINIYDFKNNSVNKIPLENGVSLHMEIPTFKSHANNLGFYYSARNYNENEGLVSDVYFYDYKKKETKKTNIPFNIELSYPINDDDWLTTNESYYELTNSEDDEETRLCVSINTRKNKVWSKKKHVLNIELSDLVSILDVNNDGSLVLIKHYSDYEIKYSLFRLINGNYSATTINFETDIEEAFISKDNTKIVTFNKYDEYLTLLTYVIPTKKMTVNVTKISNFNDLQLVGNNYGTPLLLKPGVKENNDLLYEKHKSINEFLSSLKAKPFSYKNTYVKTLTNKEASSKNIVEVANSFFKNAKAEDQIILFLAGHGVLNKKLDYYYAPQDMDFNKPDKKGVSYASLVNILSDSPAIQKLLITDTCHSGNTFDLVKNNTKEQKIIPGQRGTITADSTNATDIKTSAIISSIFDNFYSKNGITVLSASSGQEVAFESNNIYNGAFTSAYLKALDTHINKQTTQNFNLEYSINKDKHFDLISSNLKTLLLSITKGKQKMDMREINKLAKAILW